A window of Metabacillus sp. B2-18 contains these coding sequences:
- a CDS encoding peptidylprolyl isomerase, with translation MKSKSLLSIIFLVMLIIGGCGTNEQSQPEQEETTQPVQKIEDNPIATITMENNDTIKVELYPNIAPNTVNNFISLAESGFYDGLIFHRVIPGFMIQGGDPEGRGTGGPGYGIKGEFESNGVENEVNHERGVLSMARSQDPDSAGSQFFIMVAEATHLDGDYAAFGKVTEGMDAVDKIVNVERDNQDKPVEDQKIKQITLETFGVDYPEPEKIE, from the coding sequence ATGAAATCCAAGAGTTTATTAAGTATTATTTTCTTAGTCATGCTTATTATAGGTGGCTGTGGTACAAATGAACAAAGTCAACCTGAACAGGAAGAAACTACACAACCAGTGCAAAAAATTGAAGACAATCCGATTGCTACAATTACAATGGAGAATAACGATACGATTAAAGTTGAGTTATATCCAAATATCGCTCCAAATACGGTGAATAATTTTATTTCTCTTGCTGAATCAGGTTTTTATGATGGCCTTATCTTCCATCGAGTGATACCAGGCTTTATGATTCAAGGAGGAGATCCTGAAGGTCGAGGGACTGGTGGACCTGGGTATGGAATTAAAGGAGAGTTTGAATCGAATGGAGTTGAGAATGAGGTAAACCATGAAAGAGGTGTGCTTTCAATGGCGAGATCTCAAGACCCTGATTCTGCAGGATCTCAATTTTTTATTATGGTTGCTGAGGCTACACATCTAGATGGTGATTATGCCGCATTTGGTAAAGTAACAGAAGGAATGGACGCAGTCGATAAGATCGTAAATGTTGAAAGGGATAATCAGGACAAGCCTGTGGAAGATCAAAAAATAAAACAAATTACACTTGAAACATTTGGCGTTGATTATCCTGAG